The following coding sequences are from one Nicotiana tabacum cultivar K326 chromosome 1, ASM71507v2, whole genome shotgun sequence window:
- the LOC107800627 gene encoding tyramine N-feruloyltransferase 4/11-like produces the protein MASTISETTTNSTPENYVTITEMIYTRVRLARKADLYHIYQLFYQIHAYHNNTHLYKATQCSLENLLFKENPLPLYYGPSVLLLEVSPTPFTESKHTTNEGFKPVLKTFDLKFPVAEGEADEFRSKYDDGNDKRDVFIAGYAFFYANYSCFYDKPGFYFESLYFRESYRKLGMGKLLFGTVASIAANNGFVSVEGIVAVWNKKSYDFYIEMGVEIFDEFRYGKLHGDALQKYADKEKNGEGSC, from the coding sequence ATGGCATCAACTATATCTGAAACAACCACCAACTCCACACCGGAAAACTACGTTACGATCACTGAGATGATATATACTAGAGTACGTCTCGCTAGGAAAGCAGACCTCTACCATATATACCAACTGTTTTACCAAATCCATGCATACCATAACAATACTCATCTGTACAAAGCGACTCAGTGTTCCTTAGAAAACTTGCTCTTCAAAGAAAATCCTCTTCCACTCTATTACGGGCCATCTGTTCTTCTACTTGAAGTCTCCCCTACTCCTTTTACCGAATCCAAGCATACCACGAACGAAGGGTTCAAGCCCGTTCTTAAAACATTCGACCTTAAATTTCCGGTTGCGGAAGGAGAAGCAGATGAGTTCAGGTCCAAATATGATGATGGAAATGATAAACGTGATGTATTCATCGCGGGATATGCATTCTTTTACGCGAACTATTCGTGCTTCTATGACAAACCGGGCTTCTATTTCGAGAGTCTTTACTTCAGGGAGAGTTACAGAAAGTTGGGAATGGGGAAATTGTTGTTCGGAACTGTTGCATCCATTGCTGCAAACAATGGGTTCGTTTCGGTAGAAGGGATAGTTGCAGTTTGGAATAAGAAGTCTTATGATTTTTACATTGAAATGGGGGTTGAAATATTTGATGAGTTTAGGTATGGGAAATTGCATGGTGACGCTCTTCAAAAGTATGCTGATAAGGAGAAAAATGGTGAAGGGAGCtgttag